A genomic window from Flintibacter sp. KGMB00164 includes:
- a CDS encoding Hsp20/alpha crystallin family protein: MYSMIPFGRMSNSFNDLFDEFERSMFPASQRQLPAFRTDIQDKGDHYLLEADLPGFNKGDIDLHLQDGVLTITAKHQETSEKKEEGKYLCRERRCGSYQRSFDVSGIQEENITAAYDNGVLKLTLPKQGEVIPQSRKIAIE, from the coding sequence ATGTATAGCATGATTCCCTTTGGACGTATGAGCAACAGCTTTAACGACCTGTTTGATGAATTTGAGCGTTCCATGTTCCCTGCCAGCCAGCGCCAGCTGCCCGCCTTCCGCACCGACATCCAGGACAAGGGCGACCACTACCTGCTGGAGGCTGATCTGCCCGGCTTTAATAAGGGCGACATCGACCTGCACCTGCAGGACGGCGTTCTCACCATCACCGCCAAGCACCAGGAGACCTCCGAAAAGAAGGAGGAGGGCAAGTACCTGTGCCGGGAGCGCCGCTGCGGCAGCTACCAGCGCTCCTTTGACGTCTCCGGCATCCAGGAGGAAAACATCACCGCCGCCTATGATAACGGCGTGCTGAAGCTGACTCTGCCCAAGCAGGGCGAGGTGATCCCCCAGAGCCGGAAGATCGCCATCGAGTAA
- a CDS encoding NAD(P)-dependent oxidoreductase has translation MKILVYGPKARYDAYMPDFAAQLGAELVFCTLDQSPRQAAAENPDAQVLFDDPIVDVGREIIDLLPNLKLIQSEGVAFNRIDLEAAREKGIFVCNNKGCNADSVAEHTVMLMLMALRHGITGHNAVKAGLQVKMKEAVMASGSPELGEQTVGLVGFGDIAQATARRLKPFGCKMYYYSLHRRSPEVEADFGVEYLPLEELAAACDILSLHCAVNDQTRNMVNADLVSKMKPGIILVNTARGDLVDNLAVRQGLLDGRIGGIAMDTLAPEPTPADHPLVDLPAEIADRAIYSPHLGGNTGGSFRRAHNNMWNNVKLIQEGKRPNFVVNGL, from the coding sequence TTGAAGATCCTTGTGTACGGCCCCAAGGCCCGCTATGACGCCTACATGCCCGACTTTGCCGCCCAGCTGGGAGCAGAGCTGGTATTCTGCACTCTGGACCAGTCGCCCCGCCAGGCGGCGGCGGAAAACCCGGACGCCCAGGTGCTCTTTGACGACCCCATTGTGGACGTGGGCCGGGAGATCATTGACCTGCTGCCCAACCTGAAGCTCATCCAGTCGGAGGGCGTGGCCTTCAACCGCATTGACCTGGAGGCGGCCCGGGAAAAGGGGATCTTCGTGTGCAACAACAAGGGCTGCAACGCCGACTCCGTGGCCGAACACACCGTCATGCTCATGCTCATGGCCCTGCGCCACGGCATCACCGGCCACAATGCAGTGAAGGCGGGCCTCCAGGTGAAGATGAAAGAGGCGGTGATGGCCTCGGGCAGCCCGGAGCTAGGTGAGCAGACCGTGGGCCTGGTGGGCTTCGGCGACATTGCTCAGGCCACCGCCCGGCGGCTCAAGCCCTTCGGCTGTAAGATGTACTATTACAGTCTCCACCGCCGTTCCCCCGAGGTGGAGGCCGACTTCGGGGTGGAATACCTGCCCCTGGAGGAGCTGGCCGCCGCCTGCGACATCCTCTCCCTCCACTGCGCTGTCAACGATCAGACCCGGAACATGGTAAACGCCGACCTGGTCTCCAAGATGAAGCCGGGCATTATCCTGGTAAACACCGCCCGGGGTGACCTGGTGGACAATCTGGCCGTGCGCCAGGGCCTTCTGGATGGCCGTATCGGCGGCATTGCCATGGACACCCTGGCCCCCGAGCCCACCCCCGCCGACCACCCTCTGGTGGATCTGCCCGCGGAGATCGCGGACCGGGCCATCTACTCCCCCCACCTGGGCGGCAACACCGGCGGCTCCTTCCGCCGGGCGCACAACAATATGTGGAACAATGTGAAGCTCATCCAGGAGGGCAAGCGGCCTAATTTTGTGGTAAATGGGCTGTAA
- a CDS encoding amidohydrolase: MRRLWYHGKVDTMVPGKDRQQAIGVEDGTIVFVGSDRDALALPWDEKTDLDGRQVLPGFHDTHMHLLLYALFQDSLPLAGVPSIQEMIRRGRDKLAQTGASYLLGMGWNQETLAEERMPTRADLDQISREVPVCLLRCCAHVAACNTPMLERLKTLTGVEESVLEKVDFGQGLLREEAMRLYMQVVPPLSDEEVKALIRRGQADANAKGLTCVHSDDLQVLPGMDPVRLVRLFREMEQDGELTLRVYEQCLLAPSDFERFLSVRSDPQDRESLFRTGPRKLLQDGSLGARTALLREGYQDDPDWKGMAIYTPSELEQLVEAAHTARMDVAVHVIGDGALEQLCQAVEAVQARDPWPQARHGAVHAQITDAALLARMKALGLQAYIQPIFIEEDMGIITQRVGEKRARECYNWRSMLELGLAVSGGSDCPVEPFDVLDNLRAAVTRQDRAGERTYLPEQALSLEEGLSLFTSRAAWASRDEDVRGRLMPGMQGDLVILDGDLFAVSPQNLPKVPVFETVLAGKTVFAQR, encoded by the coding sequence ATGCGCAGACTCTGGTATCACGGCAAGGTGGACACCATGGTTCCCGGCAAAGACCGGCAGCAGGCCATTGGCGTAGAAGATGGGACCATCGTCTTTGTGGGCAGCGACCGGGACGCCCTGGCCCTTCCCTGGGACGAGAAAACCGACTTGGATGGCCGCCAGGTGCTCCCCGGTTTCCACGACACCCACATGCACCTGCTGCTCTACGCTCTGTTTCAGGACAGCCTGCCCCTGGCAGGGGTCCCTTCCATCCAAGAGATGATCCGCCGCGGGCGGGACAAGCTGGCCCAGACGGGAGCCTCTTATTTACTGGGCATGGGCTGGAACCAGGAGACTCTGGCCGAGGAGCGCATGCCCACCCGGGCCGACCTGGATCAGATTTCCCGGGAAGTCCCGGTATGTCTGCTGCGCTGCTGCGCCCATGTGGCCGCCTGCAACACTCCCATGCTGGAGCGGCTGAAAACCCTCACCGGGGTGGAGGAGTCTGTTCTGGAGAAGGTGGACTTTGGCCAGGGCCTGCTGCGGGAGGAGGCCATGCGCCTCTACATGCAGGTGGTACCCCCTCTCTCCGATGAAGAGGTCAAGGCCCTCATTCGGCGGGGCCAGGCTGATGCCAACGCCAAGGGCCTTACCTGCGTCCACTCCGACGACCTTCAGGTGCTGCCCGGTATGGACCCGGTGCGTCTGGTCCGCTTGTTCCGGGAGATGGAACAGGACGGGGAATTGACGCTGCGGGTATATGAGCAGTGTCTGCTTGCTCCGTCGGATTTTGAGCGTTTTCTGTCGGTCCGGTCGGATCCCCAGGACCGGGAAAGTCTCTTCCGCACCGGGCCGAGGAAACTCCTCCAGGACGGCTCCCTGGGCGCCCGCACCGCCCTACTCCGGGAGGGGTATCAGGACGACCCGGATTGGAAGGGCATGGCCATCTACACGCCCAGCGAGCTGGAACAGCTGGTGGAGGCCGCCCACACGGCTCGGATGGACGTGGCCGTCCACGTCATCGGGGACGGAGCTTTGGAGCAGCTGTGCCAGGCGGTGGAAGCGGTCCAGGCCCGCGACCCCTGGCCTCAGGCCCGCCACGGGGCGGTCCACGCCCAGATCACCGATGCCGCTCTGCTGGCGCGGATGAAGGCCCTGGGCCTCCAGGCCTACATCCAGCCCATTTTTATTGAAGAGGACATGGGCATCATCACCCAGCGGGTGGGGGAGAAGCGCGCCCGGGAGTGCTACAACTGGCGCTCCATGCTGGAACTTGGGCTGGCCGTGAGCGGCGGCTCCGACTGCCCGGTGGAACCCTTTGATGTGCTGGACAACCTCCGCGCCGCCGTCACCCGCCAGGACCGTGCGGGGGAGCGCACCTACCTGCCGGAGCAGGCCCTCTCTCTGGAGGAGGGACTAAGCCTGTTTACCTCCCGGGCGGCCTGGGCGAGCCGGGACGAGGATGTTCGTGGGCGGCTGATGCCCGGCATGCAGGGGGACCTTGTGATTCTGGATGGGGATTTGTTTGCGGTTTCTCCCCAGAATCTGCCGAAAGTTCCTGTTTTTGAGACGGTTTTGGCGGGAAAGACTGTTTTTGCACAAAGATAA
- a CDS encoding amino acid ABC transporter ATP-binding protein gives MAILEVCNIEKHFGPTRVLEDISFSLEQGQTLAIIGSSGSGKTTLLRCLNFLETPNQGTISVNGSVLFDASDPATQRETEIRKKRLHFGLVFQSFNLFPQYTALQNVTLAKELLSQELPEYKQNKKAILEEIQAEGRELLAKMGLSDRADHYPSQLSGGQQQRVAIARALALKPDILCFDEPTSALDPELTGEVLKVIRSLAEQKTTMIIVTHEMAFARDVADEVMFMDGGVIVEKGPARQVIEHPREERTRQFLSRYAEN, from the coding sequence ATGGCAATTTTGGAAGTATGCAATATTGAAAAGCATTTCGGTCCCACCCGGGTATTGGAGGACATCAGCTTCTCCCTGGAGCAGGGACAGACCCTGGCCATCATCGGCTCCTCCGGCTCCGGCAAGACCACCCTGCTGCGCTGCCTCAACTTTTTGGAGACACCCAACCAGGGAACCATATCTGTCAATGGCTCGGTACTTTTTGATGCCAGCGATCCTGCAACTCAGCGGGAGACCGAGATACGGAAAAAGCGCCTCCACTTTGGTCTGGTGTTCCAGTCCTTCAACCTGTTCCCCCAGTACACGGCGCTGCAAAATGTTACCCTGGCCAAAGAGCTGCTCAGCCAGGAACTGCCGGAATATAAGCAGAACAAGAAGGCCATTCTGGAGGAGATCCAGGCTGAGGGCCGGGAGCTGCTGGCCAAAATGGGCCTGAGTGACCGGGCCGACCACTACCCCAGTCAGCTCTCCGGCGGACAGCAGCAGCGTGTGGCTATCGCCCGCGCCCTAGCCCTGAAACCCGACATTTTGTGCTTTGACGAGCCCACCTCCGCTCTGGACCCGGAGCTCACCGGGGAGGTATTGAAAGTGATTCGCTCCCTGGCCGAGCAGAAGACCACCATGATTATCGTCACCCACGAGATGGCCTTTGCCCGGGACGTGGCCGACGAGGTTATGTTTATGGACGGCGGCGTCATCGTGGAGAAGGGACCAGCCCGGCAGGTCATCGAGCATCCCCGGGAGGAGCGCACCCGCCAGTTCCTGTCCCGCTACGCCGAAAACTGA
- a CDS encoding amino acid ABC transporter permease, which translates to MIEFFTSSTFQTVLAALNSGFLKTLQLFFITLIGALPLGLIISFGSMNRWAPLGFLRKPGMSPLLNWLLGLQPISLVCRLLVWIIRGTPLVLQIIALFYVPGMQKWFSWPSGESGRMLAVCVAFIINYACYFSEIYRGGIQGVPKGQQEAGQVLGMTKLQIFRHITLLQMIKRIVPPMSNEIITLVKDTSLARVIALQEVIWMGESFMKGNSGIAGLVWPLFFTAVYYLIFSGVVTLLLGQLEKKMEFFQ; encoded by the coding sequence ATGATCGAATTTTTCACCTCCAGCACGTTCCAAACTGTGCTTGCGGCGCTGAACAGCGGCTTTCTCAAGACGCTGCAGCTGTTCTTTATCACCCTCATCGGAGCCCTGCCCCTGGGCCTTATCATCAGCTTCGGTTCCATGAACCGCTGGGCGCCGCTGGGGTTTCTCCGGAAGCCCGGCATGTCTCCCCTGCTCAACTGGCTGCTGGGGCTGCAGCCCATCAGCCTGGTATGCCGGCTGCTGGTGTGGATCATCCGTGGCACCCCCCTGGTGCTGCAGATCATTGCCCTGTTCTACGTACCCGGTATGCAGAAGTGGTTCAGCTGGCCCAGCGGCGAGTCAGGCCGGATGCTGGCCGTGTGCGTGGCCTTTATCATTAACTACGCCTGCTACTTCTCCGAGATCTACCGGGGCGGTATCCAGGGCGTTCCCAAGGGCCAGCAGGAGGCGGGCCAGGTGCTGGGCATGACCAAGCTCCAGATCTTCCGCCACATTACCCTGCTGCAGATGATCAAGCGCATCGTCCCTCCCATGTCCAACGAGATCATCACCCTGGTAAAGGATACCTCCCTGGCCCGGGTCATTGCTTTGCAGGAAGTCATCTGGATGGGCGAATCTTTCATGAAGGGCAACTCCGGCATCGCCGGCCTGGTGTGGCCCCTGTTCTTTACCGCTGTGTACTACCTGATCTTCAGCGGCGTGGTCACGTTGTTGCTGGGCCAGCTGGAGAAGAAAATGGAATTCTTTCAGTGA
- a CDS encoding transporter substrate-binding domain-containing protein yields MKKFLSLALALTLCASLAACSSGGNTSGSSSGSDNTSGSGSGSSSQTQTSDMQYVKDKGTLVVGITYFAPMDYKEEGSDEWIGFDADMAKAFAESLGVNVEFQEITWDYKVEELNSKAIDCVWNGMTLSDDVMAAMGTSVPYCTNYQTLIYAADKAADFEGLTSLEGLNIAVESGSAGEDAALALGATTVPVQAQSNALMEVSAGTSDAAVIDVLMAAEMTGEGTSYADLVYSLNLNDAQGLESEEYGVGFRQGSDLVDAFNTFWAEKVADGTVLETATTYGLQDAVILE; encoded by the coding sequence ATGAAAAAGTTTTTGTCTCTTGCTCTGGCTCTGACCCTGTGCGCAAGCCTGGCCGCCTGCTCCAGCGGCGGCAATACCTCCGGCAGCAGCTCCGGCTCTGACAATACCAGCGGTTCCGGCTCTGGCAGCTCCAGCCAGACCCAGACCAGCGATATGCAGTATGTGAAGGACAAGGGTACCCTGGTGGTGGGCATCACCTACTTTGCCCCCATGGACTACAAGGAGGAAGGCAGCGACGAGTGGATCGGCTTTGACGCCGACATGGCCAAGGCCTTTGCCGAGAGCCTGGGTGTCAATGTGGAGTTCCAGGAGATCACCTGGGATTACAAGGTGGAGGAGCTCAACTCCAAGGCCATCGACTGCGTGTGGAACGGCATGACCCTCAGCGACGACGTCATGGCCGCTATGGGCACCTCCGTTCCCTACTGCACCAACTACCAGACTCTGATTTATGCCGCCGACAAGGCCGCTGACTTCGAGGGCCTCACCTCTCTGGAGGGCCTGAACATCGCCGTGGAGTCCGGCTCCGCCGGCGAGGATGCCGCCCTGGCTCTGGGCGCCACCACCGTTCCCGTCCAGGCTCAGTCCAACGCTCTGATGGAGGTCTCCGCGGGCACTTCTGACGCCGCCGTCATCGACGTGCTGATGGCCGCCGAGATGACCGGCGAGGGCACCAGCTATGCCGACCTGGTTTACAGCCTCAACCTCAACGACGCCCAGGGTCTGGAGTCTGAGGAGTACGGCGTAGGCTTCCGCCAGGGCTCCGACCTGGTAGACGCCTTCAATACCTTCTGGGCTGAGAAGGTGGCCGACGGAACCGTGCTGGAGACTGCCACCACCTACGGCCTTCAGGATGCTGTGATCCTGGAGTAA
- a CDS encoding recombinase family protein encodes MDIHTARQQLKTKSIYDIPMRVTYYARVSSEKDEQLNSLGNQISYYEDFIKKNPNWTYIEGYIDEGLSAATTKKRENFHRMVDDGKAGVFDFIITKEISRFARNTLDSISFTRELLNAGVGVFFQNDNINTLDEDSELRLTIMSGIAQDELRKLSSRVKFGHAQAIKKNVVLGNSRIFGYTKDGGRLVIDQDEAPMVRELFELYATGQYSMKQIETLFWEKGYRNHNGKKIAHGTMSGMISNPKYKGYYVGNKVKVIDLFTKKQKFLPPEEWVMFKDETGEIVPAIVDEELWEQANKVLKKRSEDVKGRQGICNHANLLTGKLYCADCGTAYYRRESKDKYGNRNSKWVCSNKINNGAAACASFAIYEEELKPLLFEVFNETEADAEALIEEYIEMYKTLADGGDTAKQIDALRDQADLARKKKSKLLGYNAAGQLSDKDFLAMNKECDKEIEEAERQIYELEQQQLSKEEFRKHIDTIRRVLHDAKRDAAQGIINKDFIDKYIDKIFVTPEADGTMRLQIKIFTGETTDKYLSKLRGRTGHTLKKMIESYENGMK; translated from the coding sequence ATGGACATACATACCGCACGGCAGCAGCTTAAAACAAAATCTATCTATGACATTCCCATGCGGGTTACTTATTACGCTCGTGTATCTTCTGAAAAGGATGAACAGCTCAACTCCCTGGGCAACCAGATTTCCTATTACGAGGACTTCATCAAGAAAAATCCCAACTGGACTTATATAGAGGGCTATATTGACGAGGGCCTTTCCGCTGCCACCACCAAAAAGCGAGAGAACTTCCACCGCATGGTGGACGATGGAAAAGCGGGCGTTTTTGATTTCATCATCACCAAAGAAATTTCCCGTTTTGCCCGTAACACCCTGGACAGTATCAGCTTCACCCGTGAGCTGCTTAATGCCGGGGTGGGGGTGTTCTTCCAGAACGACAATATCAACACTCTGGACGAGGATAGCGAGCTGCGCCTTACCATCATGTCCGGTATTGCCCAGGACGAGCTTCGCAAGCTGTCCAGCCGTGTGAAATTCGGTCACGCCCAGGCCATCAAGAAAAATGTGGTGTTGGGAAACAGCCGCATTTTTGGATACACCAAAGACGGCGGGCGGCTGGTCATTGACCAGGACGAGGCTCCCATGGTGCGGGAACTGTTTGAACTGTACGCCACAGGGCAATACAGCATGAAGCAGATAGAAACCCTGTTTTGGGAAAAGGGCTACCGCAATCACAACGGGAAGAAGATCGCCCACGGAACCATGTCAGGTATGATCTCCAATCCTAAGTACAAGGGCTACTATGTGGGCAACAAAGTCAAGGTCATTGACCTGTTTACCAAAAAGCAGAAGTTTTTGCCCCCCGAGGAATGGGTCATGTTTAAGGACGAGACAGGCGAGATTGTCCCGGCTATTGTGGACGAGGAATTATGGGAACAGGCCAACAAGGTACTGAAAAAACGGAGTGAGGACGTAAAGGGGCGGCAAGGGATTTGCAACCATGCCAACCTCCTGACCGGAAAATTATATTGTGCAGATTGCGGCACGGCCTACTATCGCCGGGAGTCCAAAGACAAGTACGGAAATAGAAACAGCAAATGGGTGTGCAGTAATAAAATCAACAATGGTGCTGCGGCATGTGCTTCTTTTGCAATTTATGAGGAAGAACTAAAGCCCCTGCTCTTTGAAGTGTTCAACGAGACAGAGGCAGATGCTGAGGCATTGATTGAAGAATATATTGAGATGTACAAGACCCTGGCAGACGGTGGGGACACCGCAAAGCAGATTGACGCTCTCCGGGATCAGGCAGACCTGGCACGAAAGAAAAAAAGTAAGTTGCTGGGCTACAATGCCGCTGGTCAGCTCTCCGACAAAGACTTTCTTGCCATGAATAAAGAGTGTGACAAGGAGATTGAGGAGGCCGAGCGTCAGATTTACGAGCTGGAACAGCAGCAGCTTTCCAAGGAGGAGTTTCGGAAGCACATTGACACCATTCGCCGGGTGCTGCATGACGCCAAACGGGACGCCGCCCAGGGTATCATCAACAAGGATTTCATCGACAAGTATATTGACAAGATTTTTGTCACCCCGGAGGCGGACGGCACCATGCGCCTGCAAATCAAGATTTTTACCGGGGAAACTACTGATAAGTACCTCTCTAAACTCAGAGGTCGTACGGGCCACACGTTGAAGAAGATGATCGAGTCCTATGAGAACGGCATGAAGTAA
- a CDS encoding replication protein, whose protein sequence is MPTKDPQGRKWLLTINNPKGKNLDHNKIHEILKEFTPLVYCCMADEVGQTPHTHVFMAFRSSVRFSTIKRRFPEAHIDRAEGTAAECRAYVEKSGKWAGSEKAETAVPGTFEEWGELPIEKQGERTDLAQLYEFIKDGLSNYEIMEQNPDYLLNLEKIERARQAVREQQYRNTFRKLKTTYIWGPTGVGKTRSVMEQYSYSGVYRVTDYMHPFDSYAGEEVLLLDEYGSNFKIRDLLNYLDGYPLNLPCRYTNRVACYKAVYIISNLCLSKQYTDIQFDSPATFAALLRRIHTVVQYTGPGQFVEYDTAEYMDNPFLGGRR, encoded by the coding sequence ATGCCCACCAAAGACCCACAGGGCCGAAAGTGGTTGCTTACAATCAATAACCCTAAAGGCAAAAATTTAGACCATAATAAAATTCATGAAATATTGAAGGAGTTTACGCCTCTTGTCTATTGCTGTATGGCGGACGAAGTAGGACAAACCCCTCATACTCATGTGTTTATGGCTTTTCGTTCCTCTGTCCGATTTTCCACGATAAAACGAAGATTTCCGGAGGCACATATTGACCGGGCAGAGGGAACAGCGGCTGAGTGTAGGGCATACGTTGAGAAGTCAGGAAAATGGGCTGGCAGCGAGAAGGCAGAAACCGCCGTCCCCGGCACTTTTGAAGAATGGGGTGAACTGCCCATAGAAAAGCAAGGGGAAAGGACAGATCTCGCCCAGCTCTATGAATTTATCAAAGACGGCTTATCAAACTATGAAATCATGGAACAAAATCCTGATTATCTGTTGAACCTGGAGAAGATAGAACGGGCGAGACAGGCTGTGAGAGAACAGCAGTATCGGAATACCTTCCGAAAACTCAAAACTACATATATATGGGGGCCGACTGGCGTAGGGAAAACCAGGAGCGTCATGGAGCAATACAGTTATTCCGGGGTCTATCGGGTAACTGACTATATGCACCCGTTTGACAGTTATGCAGGAGAGGAAGTTTTACTGCTGGACGAATATGGAAGCAACTTCAAAATCCGTGATTTGCTCAACTATTTGGACGGCTATCCGTTGAATTTGCCTTGCCGCTATACAAATCGTGTTGCCTGTTACAAAGCCGTTTACATCATTTCCAACCTATGCCTATCCAAACAGTACACGGATATACAATTTGATTCTCCTGCTACTTTTGCAGCGTTGCTGCGGCGGATTCATACCGTTGTCCAATATACAGGCCCCGGGCAGTTTGTTGAATACGACACCGCTGAGTATATGGACAATCCATTTTTAGGAGGGCGTAGGTAG